CCGACCTTGGCCTGACGTGCCCGATTATCACATTCCAGGGCGCACACGTCGCAATGCCTAGCGGCGACCTGCTCTGGCACACTCCGCTCACCTCGCAAATGACAGAGACCGCCCTCGACGCTCTGTCTGGCAGGGACGAGTTCGATGTCATGGCCTACTACGGCAACGATATATTCGTAGTAGAGATGTCGGAGTGGGCGCTGGACTACGGCAAGCGGAACTCCATACCGATCCGTGTCGTAGAACAGGATGAGATCAGGTCCGGGCCAATGACGAGGCTCGTCGTGAGAGGTGACGACGACGCGATAGAATCTCTGGAGGTCGAATTGAATGACAGGTTCGACGGCGCCTTGTACGTCACCAGATCGCTGTCGTACTTCTGCGAGATACTGCATCCCGACGCCGGCAAGGACAAGGCGATCGAGTGGCTGTGCGATCATCTCGACATAGACCCCAGCGATACACTCGCGTTTGGAAATGGGTACAACGACATAGAGATGCTCAGCACCGCCGGTCTTGGCGTAGCAGTCGACGGGGGAGTGCCGCAGGCCATCGCTGCTGCAGACCTCGTCGCTCCTTCGATGGAAGATGACGGTGTTGCCAGGGTGCTCGAATACCTGCTGGATGGAGGTTACGTCGGATGAATGCCTCACGCTCTCCGGTTGTCGTGGTGCTGGGCGGCATCAACATGGACCTCGTG
This genomic stretch from Dehalococcoidia bacterium harbors:
- a CDS encoding HAD family phosphatase, translated to MNKRFRLIALDVDGTIRDRERQISSRTRNAIDRVRESGAYVTLATGRTFLSALNASTDLGLTCPIITFQGAHVAMPSGDLLWHTPLTSQMTETALDALSGRDEFDVMAYYGNDIFVVEMSEWALDYGKRNSIPIRVVEQDEIRSGPMTRLVVRGDDDAIESLEVELNDRFDGALYVTRSLSYFCEILHPDAGKDKAIEWLCDHLDIDPSDTLAFGNGYNDIEMLSTAGLGVAVDGGVPQAIAAADLVAPSMEDDGVARVLEYLLDGGYVG